In Helianthus annuus cultivar XRQ/B chromosome 8, HanXRQr2.0-SUNRISE, whole genome shotgun sequence, a single genomic region encodes these proteins:
- the LOC110871578 gene encoding pentatricopeptide repeat-containing protein At3g04130, mitochondrial-like encodes MPRITVKKIYVLGSYLVYPSEKSARRRLKSLNFTSNALANHEKYNTDSSENINLIVSKVKAGRTYDEVFHSLLQDQACNTIPISHNLVSQLLYRFKDDWKSALGVFKWAESHETYTPSSDSYETMLDILGKTKQMEKMMSLLEQMNQRHLVTIGSIAKVMRRLCGAGKWEDAVIIFDDLHKFGLEKNTESMNLLLDTLCKESKVEQARKIFLELKSCIAPSAYTFNIFVHGWCKVNRVNEAHWTIQEMKGYGYNPSVISYSTIIESYCRNSNFNKAYELLDEMQAQNCPPNVVTFTTIMCYLKKNEEYYEALQIPEKMKFYGCKPDTLFYNALIHTLAKAGRVQEAVNVFEVEMPSSGIFPDTSTFNSMITMFCHHGLDQDAINVLKRMESSQLCRPDIQSFIPLLKMCFRKGKTDVLLGNLLDEMVNKHHISFDLDTYTLLIHGLCRVNKCDWAYGIFKEMIDKDIAPRYYTCALLVDELKQKYNYVAADHIEGYMKQMKSS; translated from the coding sequence ATGCCAAGAATCACAGTGAAAAAAATCTATGTTCTTGGATCTTATCTGGTTTATCCCTCTGAAAAGTCTGCGCGTCGGCGTTTGAAATCGTTAAATTTCACCAGCAATGCACTTGCCAATCACGAAAAGTACAATACCGATTCATCAGAAAACATCAACTTAATCGTTTCAAAGGTTAAAGCTGGACGAACCTACGATGAAGTTTTTCACTCTCTATTACAAGATCAAGCTTGTAACACGATACCCATATCTCATAATCTCGTTTCTCAGTTACTGTATCGATTCAAAGATGATTGGAAGTCTGCATTAGGCGTGTTTAAATGGGCGGAATCACACGAAACATACACACCGTCATCAGACTCGTACGAAACAATGCTCGACATATTaggaaaaacaaaacaaatggaAAAGATGATGTCACTACTCGAGCAGATGAATCAACGTCATCTTGTTACAATCGGCAGTATAGCAAAAGTCATGAGAAGACTTTGCGGGGCCGGAAAATGGGAAGATGCGGTAATAATATTCGATGATTTGCATAAATTCGGATTGGAAAAGAACACTGAATCGATGAATCTTTTACTCGACACGCTCTGCAAAGAAAGTAAAGTCGAGCAGGCGCGTAAAATTTTCTTGGAATTAAAATCATGCATCGCGCCTTCCGCTTATACGTTTAACATATTTGTACACGGTTGGTGTAAAGTTAATCGGGTCAACGAAGCACATTGGACTATCCAAGAAATGAAAGGGTACGGGTATAACCCGTCGGTTATATCGTATTCCACCATCATCGAATCATATTGTCGCAATTCCAACTTCAACAAAGCATATGAACTGCTCGACGAAATGCAAGCGCAAAACTGTCCTCCTAACGTTGTAACGTTCACCACCATCATGTGTTATTTGAAGAAAAACGAGGAATATTATGAAGCGTTACAGATACCCGAGAAAATGAAGTTTTACGGATGCAAGCCCGATACGCTTTTCTACAACGCGTTGATTCATACATTAGCGAAAGCGGGCCGTGTTCAAGAAGCTGTGAATGTATTTGAGGTTGAAATGCCGAGTTCCGGTATTTTTCCGGACACGTCTACGTTTAATTCGATGATTACAATGTTTTGTCATCATGGTTTGGATCAAGATGCGATAAATGTTCTAAAAAGGATGGAAAGTTCACAACTTTGTAGACCCGATATCCAGTCGTTTATTCCCTTACTCAAGATGTGTTTTAGAAAGGGAAAAACCGATGTGTTATTGGGTAATCTGTTGGATGAAATGGTCAATAAGCATCATATTAGCTTTGATTTGGATACATACACTCTTTTGATCCACGGGTTATGTCGGGTTAATAAATGTGACTGGGCGTATGGTATCTTTAAGGAGATGATCGATAAAGATATTGCACCGAGATATTATACGTGTGCTTTGCTTGTTGATGAACTTAAGCAGAAGTATAATTATGTTGCTGCTGATCATATTGAAGGTTATATGAAGCAGATGAAGTCATCTTGA
- the LOC110871580 gene encoding pentatricopeptide repeat-containing protein At3g04130, mitochondrial — protein sequence MPRITVKKIYVLGSYVVYPSEKSARRRLKSLNFTSNALANHEKYSIDSSENINLIVSKVKAGRTYDEVFHSLLQDQACNTIPISHNLVSQLLYRFKDDWKSALGVFKWAESHETYTPSSDSYETMLDILGKTKQMEKMMSLLEQMNQRHLVTIGSIAKVMRRLCGAGKWEDAVIIFDELCKFGLEKNTESMNLLLDTLCKESKVEQARKIFLELKSCIAPSAYTFNIFVHGWCKVNRVIEAHWTIQEMKGYGYNPSVISYSTIIESYCRNSNFNKAYEMLDEMQAQNCPPNVVTFTTIMCYLKKNEEYYEALQIPEKMKFYGCKPDTLFYNALIHTLAKAGRVREAVDVFEVEMPSSGIFPDTSTFNSMITMFCHHGMDQEALNVLKKMESSQLCRPDIQSFSPLLKMCFRKGKTDVLLGNLLDEMVNKHHISFDLATYTLLIHGLCRANKCDWAYGFFKEMIDKDIAPRYYTCALLVDELKQKYNYVAADHIEGYMKQMKSS from the coding sequence ATGCCGAGAATCACAGTGAAAAAAATCTATGTTCTTGGATCTTATGTGGTTTATCCCTCTGAAAAGTCTGCTCGTCGTCGTTTGAAATCGTTAAATTTCACCAGCAATGCACTTGCCAATCACGAAAAGTACAGTATCGATTCATCAGAAAACATCAACTTAATCGTTTCAAAGGTTAAAGCTGGACGAACCTACGATGAAGTTTTTCACTCTCTATTACAAGATCAAGCTTGTAACACGATACCCATATCTCATAATCTTGTTTCTCAGTTACTGTATCGATTCAAAGATGATTGGAAGTCTGCATTAGGCGTGTTTAAATGGGCGGAATCACACGAAACATACACACCGTCATCAGACTCGTACGAAACAATGCTGGACATATTAGGAAAAACGAAACAAATGGAAAAGATGATGTCACTACTCGAGCAGATGAATCAACGTCATCTTGTTACAATCGGCAGTATAGCAAAAGTCATGAGAAGACTTTGCGGGGCCGGAAAATGGGAAGATGCGGTAATAATATTTGACGAGTTGTGTAAATTCGGATTGGAAAAGAACACCGAATCGATGAATCTTTTACTCGACACGCTCTGCAAAGAAAGTAAAGTCGAGCAGGCTCGTAAGATTTTCTTGGAATTAAAATCATGCATCGCGCCTTCCGCTTATACGTTTAACATATTTGTACACGGTTGGTGTAAAGTTAATCGGGTCATCGAAGCACATTGGACTATCCAAGAAATGAAAGGGTACGGGTATAACCCGTCGGTTATATCGTATTCCACCATCATCGAATCATATTGTCGCAATTCCAACTTCAACAAGGCATATGAAATGCTCGACGAAATGCAAGCGCAAAACTGTCCTCCTAACGTTGTAACGTTCACCACCATCATGTGTTATTTGAAGAAAAACGAGGAATATTATGAAGCGTTACAGATACCCGAGAAAATGAAGTTTTACGGATGCAAGCCCGATACGCTTTTCTACAACGCGTTGATTCATACATTAGCGAAAGCGGGACGGGTTCGAGAAGCTGTTGATGTTTTCGAGGTTGAAATGCCGAGTTCCGGTATTTTTCCGGACACGTCTACGTTTAATTCGATGATTACAATGTTTTGTCATCATGGTATGGATCAAGAAGCGTTAAATGTTTTAAAAAAGATGGAAAGTTCGCAACTTTGCAGACCCGATATACAGTCGTTTAGTCCCTTACTCAAGATGTGTTTTAGAAAGGGAAAGACCGATGTGTTATTGGGTAATCTGTTGGATGAAATGGTCAATAAGCATCATATTAGCTTTGATTTGGCTACGTACACTCTTTTGATCCACGGTTTATGTCGAGCGAATAAATGCGATTGGGCGTATGGGTTCTTTAAGGAGATGATAGATAAAGATATTGCACCGAGATATTATACGTGTGCTTTGCTTGTTGATGAACTTAAGCAGAAGTATAATTATGTTGCTGCTGATCATATTGAAGGTTATATGAAGCAGATGAAGTCATCTTGA
- the LOC110871581 gene encoding serine/threonine-protein phosphatase 6 regulatory ankyrin repeat subunit B codes for MPPSYFPLRWESTGDQWWYASPIDLAAANGHYDLVRELLHFDTNLLIKLTSLRRIRRLETVWDDEEQFVDVAKNRSKVAKKLLLEGEPKNGHGDGHNSLIRAGYGGWLLYTAASAGDLEFVKQLLKRDPLLVFGEGEYGVTDILYAAARSKNSEVFQVLVDFSLWSKVENVGSVFKLEMMNRAVHAAARGGSLEILKQFVEDCGDVLMYRDVQGNSLLHSASGRGQTQVVKYLLESHDIINSTDGQGNTALHVAAYNGHLPVVELLISSSPALITSTNNYGDTFLHTAVAGFKTPGFRRVDQQIDLMKHLVSGKIVNIEDIINVKNNDGRTALHIAIIENIHLDLVELLMTVRYIDLNIRDVDRMTPLDLLKQQPISASSEILIKRLISAGGISNYNDYMARTALASHLRTHGLGGSPGTSFRVPDSEIIFYICADNDRESSMYSGELSHVGSPVRSNSGSNNWEHGSSAARRLKLLFKWAQRKKDNDQDSVDSFHLKKVNLENRPVSIRERYMKSSLSNSKRVFGPSPSTKKKFSAGLSHGVLQVRSPSSQFSGSSWSSGSGDDDDELRPANVRTKNYSSGPLDNHGRPKSMIRPTMDGTKNYVRSSSGPLDSHGKPKFHRRQSSLSKVLMNEVFCFGSQGIAVEDSVKRPNPSKLR; via the exons ATGCCTCCTTCATATTTCCCATTAAGATGGGAAAGCACAGGTGATCAATGGTGGTATGCATCACCAATTGATCTAGCAGCAGCCAATGGCCACTATGATCTAGTCAGAGAGCTTCTTCATTTCGACACAAATCTTTTAATCAAATTAACCTCCCTTCGCCGCATAAGGCGGTTGGAGACCGTGTGGGACGACGAAGAACAGTTTGTTGACGTGGCGAAAAACCGATCAAAAGTGGCGAAAAAACTGCTCCTCGAAGGCGAACCGAAAAACGGACATGGTGATGGTCATAACTCATTGATAAGAGCTGGATATGGTGGCTGGCTTCTTTACACAGCTGCATCAGCTGGTGATTTAGAGTTTGTTAAACAACTGTTGAAGAGGGACCCACTTCTTGTTTTTGGTGAAGGGGAGTATGGTGTTACTGATATATTGTATGCTGCTGCAAGGAGTAAGAACAGTGAGGTTTTTCAGGTGTTGGTTGACTTTTCTTTGTGGTCAAAGGTGGAGAATGTTGGGTCTGTTTTTAAATTGGAGATGATGAATAGGGCTGTTCATGCTGCTGCTAGAGGTGGAAGTCTTGAAATCTTGAAGCAGTTTGTTGAAGATTGTGGTGATGTTTTGATGTATAGAGATGTGCAGGGGAATAGTTTGTTGCATTCAGCTTCTGGGAGAGGTCAAACTCAG GTTGTGAAGTATTTACTCGAATCACATGATATAATCAACTCAACAGACGGTCAAGGCAACACAGCGTTACACGTAGCTGCGTATAACGGTCACTTACCTGTGGTCGAGCTTTTAATCTCATCATCTCCGGCGTTAATCACATCAACAAACAACTACGGCGACACTTTTCTTCACACAGCAGTCGCCGGATTCAAGACACCAGGGTTCCGGCGAGTTGACCAGCAGATAGACCTCATGAAACATCTAGTGAGCGGAAAGATCGTAAACATCGAAGATATTATTAACGTTAAGAACAACGATGGTCGAACGGCTCTTCACATTGCTATAATCGAGAACATCCATTTGGATTTGGTGGAACTCCTTATGACCGTTAGATATATCGACTTGAATATCCGAGACGTTGATCGGATGACCCCGCTTGATCTCCTAAAACAACAGCCGATATCAGCCTCTTCCGAGATCCTCATCAAGAGGCTGATATCGGCTGGTGGGATATCGAATTATAACGATTATATGGCGAGGACTGCCCTCGCGTCCCATTTGAGAACACACGGGCTTGGGGGCAGTCCCGGAACTTCATTCAGAGTTCCGGACTCCGAGATCATCTTTTACATATGTGCGGATAACGATAGGGAGTCGTCGATGTATTCGGGTGAACTGAGTCACGTTGGCTCACCCGTCCGGTCAAACTCGGGGTCAAACAACTGGGAACACGGGTCTAGTGCCGCTAGACGGTTAAAGCTTCTTTTCAAATGGGCCCAAAGGAAAAAAGACAATGATCAAGATTCCGTAGATTCGTTCCATTTAAAGAAAGTTAATCTCGAAAACAGGCCCGTTTCAATTCGAGAAAGGTACATGAAAAGCTCGTTGTCGAATAGCAAACGGGTGTTTGGGCCTAGCCCGTCAACAAAGAAGAAGTTTTCCGCCGGGCTAAGCCACGGCGTCCTACAAGTCCGCTCCCCGTCAAGCCAGTTTTCAGGGTCATCTTGGTCTTCGGGCTCAGGAGACGATGATGACGAACTTAGGCCCGCAAATGTTCGAACCAAGAACTATAGCTCGGGCCCGTTGGATAACCATGGAAGACCAAAGTCTATGATTAGGCCCACAATGGATGGAACCAAGAACTATGTACGGTCTAGCTCGGGCCCATTGGATAGCCATGGAAAGCCGAAGTTCCATAGACGACAATCTTCGTTGAGCAAGGTTTTGATGAATGAAGTGTTTTGTTTCGGGTCACAGGGTATAGCCGTTGAAGATTCGGTTAAGCGCCCAAACCCATCGAAGTTACGTTAG